GCCGATGCAACTAACGGTACAAGCCTTGCGTGCCACAGCACCCTTGTCCTTGTTCACACAAGAGATGTACACACGACGTGACTTCTTACCTTGCGGGCGGATCTCGATAATCGCTTTAGGACAAGCCTTCACGCAAGCGCCACAAGCCGTGCATTTTGCTTCGTCCACTTCGGGAAGCCCTGTTTCAGGGTTCATGTGGATAGCGTCGAACTGGCAGGCAGCCACACAGTCGCCACATCCCAGACAGCCGTAGCTGCAACCGGTTTCTCCACCATACAGTGAAGCGGCGATAGCACAACTCTTCGCACCGTCGTAAAAGTTCGTACGCGGGCGGTTGGCGCATGTTCCGTTACATCTCACTACTGCTACCATCGGTTCAGCTTCACCTGCTGCCAGTCCGAGAATATCAGCAATTTGTGCCATGACAGGTTGTCCGCCTACGGGGCAGAACTTGCCATCCAGTGATCCGGCTTTGACGCAAGCGTCGGCAAATCCACTACAACCGGGGTAGCCACATCCACCACAATTAGCCTGGGGCAAAACTTCTCCTACCTGGGCAATCCGCGGGTCTTCATACACGGCAAATTTCTTGGAAGCAAGATATAGAATAGCGGCCAATACGAGCGCTATCGCTCCCAATGAAATCACTGCAATCAGAATCAAATTCATAATGTTCTTAGTTATTTATTGGTTTTATAGTAAATGAAAATTTTTGTTTGAGTCGTGTTTTATTGAGCCACAAAATAAAATAATAAGGAATAAGGATAGCCAGAGAAAGAAGTGCTGCATACAATTCATTCCCTATCAGAGCCATAAAAAGAAACAATGAAAAAATCAGAAGTACGAAAGGAATTATGAATGCCAATACCACTGCCATCATGCCCATCGACATTTCGCCGACTACCATCACTCTCTCTCCCACCTGATAGGAAGAAACCGCAGTATCGATTATATCTATGATTTTGTCCTTACTATCCGCCGAGGAACAGTGCCCCTTTGCGCTACAAGCCGCGCAAGCCGATGTCTGAACAATCCTCACCGACAGATGAGAACCCTGTATGCTTTCCACAATACCTAGATGCTTTATAGTATTATTCGTCATTTTGCAAACTCAACATTACAAATCGCGGCAAATTTAATCATTATTTGTGAACTACGAAGCATTCTCCATATTTTTTCTACATAATAAATTGTTATTTCTTCTGTTTTCGTTATCGCACACGGAAAAAGATATGGCTACTATTTGAAAGAC
The DNA window shown above is from Bacteroides faecium and carries:
- a CDS encoding SoxR reducing system RseC family protein — its product is MTNNTIKHLGIVESIQGSHLSVRIVQTSACAACSAKGHCSSADSKDKIIDIIDTAVSSYQVGERVMVVGEMSMGMMAVVLAFIIPFVLLIFSLFLFMALIGNELYAALLSLAILIPYYFILWLNKTRLKQKFSFTIKPINN
- a CDS encoding Fe-S cluster domain-containing protein, translating into MNLILIAVISLGAIALVLAAILYLASKKFAVYEDPRIAQVGEVLPQANCGGCGYPGCSGFADACVKAGSLDGKFCPVGGQPVMAQIADILGLAAGEAEPMVAVVRCNGTCANRPRTNFYDGAKSCAIAASLYGGETGCSYGCLGCGDCVAACQFDAIHMNPETGLPEVDEAKCTACGACVKACPKAIIEIRPQGKKSRRVYISCVNKDKGAVARKACTVSCIGCGKCVKTCPFEAITLENNLAYIDPNKCKSCRKCVEVCPQNTIIELNFPPRKPKAEEAAAAPKATVAPKEPAAPKPAAAKESAEAPKVTE